In one Lolium rigidum isolate FL_2022 chromosome 3, APGP_CSIRO_Lrig_0.1, whole genome shotgun sequence genomic region, the following are encoded:
- the LOC124703840 gene encoding serine/arginine-rich SC35-like splicing factor SCL30, whose protein sequence is MRRYSPSYHSPPRRGYGGRGRSPPRRGYGGRREQCSGSLLVRNIPLSCRPDDLRVHFERFGPVRDVYLPKDYYSKQPRGFAFVEFVDPYDASEAQYHMNRQVLFGREITVVVAAESRKRPDDMINRARVRGYSGERERRHSRYGRSRSRSRSYSPRYRGRSRSRSYSPASRRRDDYSASPPRSHHTQSPRRQPEGHEDDKRRSYSPAGRGGGQHDGKRLPPLDSDGSPPRRRSRRQSSKSPGSRSRSPDASPARSD, encoded by the exons ATGAGGAGGTACAGTCCCTCATATCATAGTCCCCCGAGGAGGGGATATGGCGGCAGAGGAAGAAGTCCCCCTAGGAGAGGGTATGGAGGACGGAGGGAGCAGTGTTCAGGAAGCCTCCTGGTCCGCAACATCCCATTAAGCTGCAG GCCTGATGATCTTCGAGTTCATTTTGAAAGGTTTGGTCCTGTCCGGGATGTGTACCTGCCAAAGGATTATTACTCCAA GCAGCCCCGAGGGTTTGCATTTGTGGAGTTTGTTGACCCTTATGATGCCTCTGAGGCCCAATATCACATGAATCGCCAAGTACTTTTTGGCCGAGAGATAACTGTCGTTGTTGCTGCCGAGTCACGGAAAAGGCCAGATGATATGATTAACAGAGCTAGAGTCAG GGGGTATTCTGGTGAACGTGAAAGGCGGCATTCTCGTTATG GGAGGTCTCGTTCCCGGTCACGCTCCTACTCTCCTCGCTATCGAGGCCGTTCTCGGTCAAG GTCGTACTCTCCTGCATCAAGACGCCGAGATGACTACTCTGCTTCTCCACCTAGATCACATCACACACAATCTCCCAGGCGTCAGCCAGAAGGGCATGAAGACGACAAGCGGAGGTCCtattcacctgccggtagaggtggtGGCCAGCATGATGGAAA GAGGTTGCCACCACTGGACAGTGACGGATCACCTCCACGCCGTAGGTCGCGCAGGCAATCCTCAAAATCACCTGGGTCACGCTCAAGGTCCCCTGATGCTTCTCCTGCCCGCAGCGACTGA